The following are encoded in a window of Fretibacter rubidus genomic DNA:
- a CDS encoding CHASE2 domain-containing protein, translated as MKTIIDFILKRRKTVIPTVLGLLSVLCFYTAWAYKPPTIEQLGNLLFDRYQNLSPREYHKDIPVRVIDIDDESLKRLGQWPWPRTTMAALNDRLAQAGAGVIAYDIIFSEEDRTSPEKIAASIRARSGADIDLGALDVLQNHDEAFARSLASTNTVLGFFLVHYDTGRTVKPPVGFAGFEIGLDKIGNFQSTLSAIPILSDAATGQAFVSFHPTGDGIVRGAPMIYRVGDQLLPSLSLEAMRAVQGAGAYILSSSQAANSGASESAENARFSRIKVGGFEMPTDPDGIFRVYYSPQTPEINDHRMIPAWKILDPNTPTSEWADKVAGNIVFIGTGAEGLKDIVATPVAAREPGVVVHAQVVEQVIGEQLKGGGQLLKRPFTMDYLEMFLILSLGLALAFILPRLSAAWGALLSLTMIGSIIAYSWHKFSGEQILMNPIYPVLCIGTTYLIMTIASFYMTETERSRIRNAFSMYLSPTMVKKVSDDPGLLTLGGEERNITILFLDIRSFSKISEALTPQEITTFLNIFLTPMTDTLQDMKATIDKYIGDAIVAFWNAPLDDPEHEKNAARAILKMNKTLEKLNADYNAQDAIKWPGEVSMGIGINTGICCVGNLGSEQRFSYSMIGDAANLASRIEGLTKQYRVSSLIGNSTAEAVSDFALLEADLIKVVGRQTPERIWILAGDEATAQKPKFQALRKTHGDFLAKFRDGDWDGALALLPLLKDAASHWDFAGYYDVIADRITDYKVTPPPADWGGVHIATSK; from the coding sequence GTGAAGACCATAATCGATTTTATTTTGAAACGCCGGAAAACGGTGATTCCGACGGTATTGGGGCTGCTCAGTGTTCTGTGCTTTTATACGGCCTGGGCTTATAAACCGCCGACCATTGAACAGCTTGGCAATCTTTTATTTGACCGTTACCAAAATTTGTCGCCTCGTGAATATCACAAAGACATCCCCGTGCGTGTCATTGATATTGATGACGAAAGCCTAAAACGTCTTGGTCAATGGCCATGGCCCCGCACGACCATGGCGGCGTTAAATGACCGACTTGCCCAAGCCGGTGCGGGAGTTATTGCTTACGATATCATATTCTCTGAAGAAGACCGCACATCGCCGGAAAAAATCGCGGCCTCTATCCGGGCGCGCTCTGGTGCTGATATTGATTTGGGCGCTCTTGATGTCTTGCAAAACCACGATGAGGCTTTCGCGCGCAGCCTAGCCTCGACGAACACTGTGCTTGGGTTTTTCCTTGTGCATTATGATACAGGCCGCACGGTAAAACCGCCTGTGGGCTTTGCAGGGTTTGAGATTGGCCTTGATAAAATAGGAAATTTTCAAAGCACATTATCCGCCATTCCTATCTTATCAGACGCCGCGACGGGCCAAGCCTTTGTTAGCTTTCATCCCACTGGTGACGGGATTGTGCGCGGCGCGCCGATGATTTACCGCGTCGGAGACCAGCTTTTACCGAGCCTGTCATTAGAGGCTATGCGCGCGGTACAAGGCGCAGGTGCCTATATTCTATCCAGTAGCCAAGCCGCCAATAGTGGGGCAAGTGAGAGCGCAGAGAACGCTCGGTTTTCTCGCATAAAAGTTGGCGGCTTTGAAATGCCGACAGATCCGGATGGCATCTTCCGAGTTTATTATTCTCCGCAAACGCCAGAGATAAACGACCACCGCATGATACCAGCGTGGAAAATTCTTGACCCTAATACGCCAACATCTGAATGGGCCGACAAGGTGGCGGGTAACATCGTTTTCATTGGCACGGGCGCAGAAGGTTTAAAAGATATTGTAGCGACCCCCGTGGCCGCGCGCGAACCGGGTGTTGTCGTTCACGCCCAAGTGGTCGAGCAGGTCATTGGCGAGCAATTAAAAGGCGGCGGACAATTACTAAAACGGCCTTTCACGATGGATTATCTGGAAATGTTCCTCATCCTATCGCTCGGCCTGGCGCTGGCCTTTATCCTGCCGCGTCTCTCTGCGGCTTGGGGGGCGCTCCTAAGTTTGACGATGATTGGCAGTATCATTGCCTATAGCTGGCATAAATTCTCAGGCGAGCAAATCCTGATGAACCCAATTTATCCGGTGCTGTGTATTGGGACAACATACCTAATTATGACCATAGCGTCGTTTTACATGACAGAGACCGAACGCTCTCGTATTCGCAATGCATTTTCTATGTATTTGTCGCCTACCATGGTGAAGAAAGTCAGCGATGATCCCGGGCTTTTGACGCTCGGCGGGGAAGAACGCAATATCACAATCTTATTTCTTGATATCCGCAGCTTTTCTAAAATATCCGAAGCGCTCACGCCGCAAGAAATTACGACATTTCTTAACATCTTTCTCACCCCCATGACTGACACGCTCCAAGATATGAAAGCGACAATTGATAAATATATTGGTGACGCGATTGTGGCGTTTTGGAACGCGCCGCTAGATGACCCAGAGCATGAGAAAAATGCGGCCCGCGCCATATTAAAAATGAACAAGACACTGGAAAAACTAAACGCCGACTATAACGCCCAAGACGCAATCAAATGGCCTGGTGAGGTATCAATGGGCATTGGCATCAACACAGGCATTTGTTGCGTCGGGAATTTGGGATCAGAGCAGCGCTTTTCATATTCTATGATTGGGGACGCTGCCAATTTGGCATCCCGTATCGAAGGCCTGACCAAACAATACCGTGTGTCATCCCTTATCGGGAACAGCACAGCTGAGGCGGTCAGTGACTTTGCCTTACTAGAAGCCGACCTTATCAAAGTGGTTGGGCGGCAAACACCTGAACGTATCTGGATTTTGGCCGGCGACGAGGCGACGGCACAGAAGCCTAAATTCCAAGCGCTGCGTAAAACTCATGGTGATTTTCTGGCCAAGTTCAGAGACGGTGATTGGGACGGCGCGCTGGCACTGCTGCCGCTGTTAAAAGACGCCGCCAGCCATTGGGATTTCGCAGGGTATTATGACGTCATCGCAGACCGTATCACGGACTATAAAGTCACGCCGCCACCCGCAGATTGGGGCGGCGTTCATATCGCAACAAGCAAATAA
- a CDS encoding acyl-CoA dehydrogenase family protein, with translation MKRPFETEERAAFRAVIKNFVEKEIRPYAFDWDEAGAVPWALHEKLGALGVFGLGIDERYGGLGFDDPFMRVIYAEEMAQCGAGGVQAALGGRGISLDPIEKLASQDIKDRCLKDIVQGRKGSSLGITEPGGGSDVANMKTTAKLDGNHWVINGSKTFITGGMESEYFVIGARTGGPGLTGISLFFVDADTPGFSRAPLTKKMGWWASNQATLFFDDCRVPAENMMGQRDYGFIQIVNNFNYERLGLSAIALGMMKVCLDDSIEWAKQRETFGKPMIKHQVIRHKIADMSAKIDATQAYLDNICWSIEQGDLPVAEICKSKFFATKALEFCASEAMQILGGAGYLRGNRVENVYREVKVLAIGGGSEEIMRDLAVRQMGL, from the coding sequence ATGAAACGCCCTTTTGAAACCGAAGAACGCGCGGCCTTTCGCGCGGTCATAAAAAATTTCGTTGAGAAGGAAATCCGTCCTTACGCTTTTGACTGGGACGAGGCAGGGGCGGTGCCGTGGGCGTTACATGAAAAACTTGGTGCGCTGGGTGTTTTTGGTTTGGGTATTGACGAGCGTTACGGCGGTCTAGGCTTTGATGACCCGTTTATGCGGGTCATCTACGCAGAGGAAATGGCCCAATGCGGCGCGGGCGGTGTGCAAGCCGCGCTGGGCGGACGCGGTATATCACTGGATCCCATTGAAAAACTCGCGAGCCAAGACATCAAAGACCGCTGCCTCAAAGACATCGTGCAGGGCCGTAAGGGCTCTAGCCTCGGCATTACTGAGCCTGGCGGCGGCTCTGATGTCGCTAATATGAAGACGACGGCCAAGCTGGACGGCAATCATTGGGTTATTAATGGATCAAAGACGTTTATCACGGGCGGTATGGAAAGTGAGTATTTTGTCATCGGAGCTCGCACAGGCGGGCCCGGGTTGACGGGAATATCACTATTTTTTGTTGATGCCGACACGCCCGGTTTTTCGCGTGCGCCGCTGACAAAGAAAATGGGATGGTGGGCGAGCAATCAGGCGACATTGTTTTTTGATGATTGCCGCGTGCCTGCCGAAAATATGATGGGGCAACGAGATTACGGCTTCATCCAGATCGTCAATAATTTCAACTATGAACGTCTTGGGCTATCGGCCATTGCGCTGGGCATGATGAAAGTTTGCTTGGACGACAGTATTGAATGGGCGAAACAGCGCGAGACCTTCGGGAAGCCGATGATTAAGCACCAAGTCATACGCCATAAAATCGCGGATATGTCGGCCAAAATTGACGCGACCCAAGCCTATCTTGATAATATTTGCTGGAGCATAGAGCAGGGCGATTTACCAGTGGCGGAAATATGCAAATCTAAGTTCTTCGCAACCAAAGCGCTGGAGTTTTGCGCCAGTGAGGCGATGCAAATCCTCGGCGGGGCGGGTTATCTTCGCGGGAACCGTGTGGAAAATGTCTACCGAGAAGTCAAAGTTCTAGCCATTGGTGGCGGGTCTGAGGAAATCATGCGCGACTTGGCTGTGCGCCAAATGGGGTTATAG
- a CDS encoding tetratricopeptide repeat protein, whose translation MLIWFAFAAIAILVILYVCGPLYGPVEDAVESEEVAQYKSELQALNDLIDNGTTGDDIEAKKRVLEKRLIEVATRKAAASTPVSPVTLMGVAGLFALGGAALYTQIGAPELTDRAALKTPTLSADQALSQNSVTGGAIDPDHEGDVTMEELVERLEVRLQSEPDNPQGWILYARSLMTLRRFERAFEAYEKTLALTDNNPNVTEEYASARAFASQENGQAPATIPAPPITANRAQPGPTQDDIAAAQSMSDEDRSAMIQGMVDGLSEKLVDNPNDPQGWVRLLRARKVLSQTPEAQAEIERMKKQFGDRPLTIAQILQQSGWE comes from the coding sequence ATGCTAATTTGGTTTGCCTTTGCCGCGATTGCGATTTTAGTCATTCTATACGTCTGCGGGCCCCTTTACGGCCCTGTAGAAGACGCCGTGGAATCCGAGGAAGTCGCGCAATATAAATCAGAGTTGCAGGCCCTTAATGACCTTATAGACAATGGAACCACGGGTGACGATATAGAGGCCAAGAAACGTGTCTTGGAGAAACGCCTTATAGAGGTCGCAACCCGTAAAGCCGCAGCGTCAACGCCAGTATCACCCGTGACGCTTATGGGTGTGGCGGGGCTATTCGCGCTTGGCGGGGCTGCACTTTACACGCAAATCGGTGCGCCAGAATTAACTGACCGTGCAGCATTAAAAACACCCACCTTATCCGCTGACCAAGCGCTCTCACAAAACAGCGTTACGGGCGGCGCCATTGACCCCGACCACGAGGGTGACGTAACGATGGAAGAATTGGTCGAGCGGCTAGAGGTTCGCTTGCAATCTGAACCTGACAACCCCCAAGGTTGGATACTATACGCGCGGTCTTTGATGACATTGCGACGGTTTGAGCGCGCTTTTGAGGCCTATGAAAAAACGCTCGCCCTGACCGATAACAACCCGAATGTGACAGAGGAATATGCTAGTGCCCGTGCCTTTGCTTCGCAAGAAAATGGCCAGGCCCCCGCAACGATACCCGCCCCTCCGATCACAGCAAATCGCGCGCAACCCGGCCCAACACAGGACGACATTGCGGCGGCACAATCTATGTCTGATGAAGACCGCAGCGCGATGATTCAGGGCATGGTTGACGGCTTGTCAGAAAAGCTTGTCGACAACCCTAATGACCCACAAGGCTGGGTGCGGCTGTTGCGGGCACGCAAAGTTTTGAGCCAAACGCCAGAGGCCCAAGCCGAAATTGAGCGTATGAAAAAGCAGTTTGGCGACCGCCCGCTGACCATCGCGCAAATCCTGCAACAAAGCGGCTGGGAGTAG
- a CDS encoding bestrophin family protein: protein MIIEKHISIWRLLKIIWLRLLIMTLIGLVGAITVIEFGDKDIAISMITPSILGTALSIFLGFRTNSAVDRWNRARGYWSDAIASSLNLSRVLARVDGEGYRNNKTGEESALAAHVMQRMIRRNIAWAWVLNRQLKGQAPLQDVAGMIEPQELEILKKHANPAMKLIFNQSPDFRIACREEQFIDGAHFEIVAMLRQQIAAQVSCEGLKTTPFPTHYSFFTDVFIWMLVVLLAFSLPSVENIGYFSIAAVVIIGWVFSMIDGIGSYMEEPFINNRNVVPMDALSRNLEIQLRQIGLNEEDLPADIQPIKGALY, encoded by the coding sequence ATGATTATTGAAAAACACATCTCGATTTGGCGACTGCTGAAAATCATCTGGTTGCGGCTATTGATTATGACGCTTATCGGCCTTGTTGGCGCTATAACCGTTATTGAATTTGGTGACAAAGATATCGCAATCTCGATGATAACGCCCTCAATTTTGGGTACGGCGCTGTCTATCTTTTTAGGGTTTCGCACCAATTCAGCCGTAGATCGTTGGAACCGCGCGCGGGGATATTGGTCTGATGCGATTGCGTCCTCCTTAAACCTCTCTCGCGTTTTGGCGCGTGTCGACGGTGAGGGTTATCGCAACAATAAAACGGGCGAGGAGTCCGCTCTGGCTGCTCATGTCATGCAACGTATGATCCGCCGTAATATTGCGTGGGCTTGGGTGCTGAACCGCCAGCTAAAAGGCCAAGCCCCGCTGCAAGATGTTGCGGGCATGATAGAACCACAAGAGCTTGAGATATTAAAAAAACACGCCAATCCTGCGATGAAATTGATATTTAATCAAAGCCCGGACTTCCGAATTGCATGCCGTGAAGAACAATTTATTGACGGCGCGCATTTTGAAATTGTTGCCATGTTGCGTCAACAAATCGCGGCCCAAGTCAGTTGCGAAGGCTTAAAGACCACGCCGTTTCCAACACATTATAGTTTTTTCACGGATGTCTTTATCTGGATGCTGGTCGTCTTGCTGGCGTTTTCTTTGCCATCCGTTGAAAACATCGGGTATTTTTCAATTGCCGCTGTAGTGATTATTGGCTGGGTCTTTTCGATGATTGACGGGATTGGGTCTTATATGGAAGAGCCCTTCATCAATAATCGCAATGTCGTGCCGATGGATGCCTTGTCGCGCAATTTGGAAATTCAGCTGCGCCAGATTGGCCTGAATGAAGAGGACTTGCCAGCGGATATACAGCCCATCAAAGGCGCGCTTTACTAA
- a CDS encoding FHA domain-containing protein translates to MSMTIRTLKRSPTGRESVRERDFEGPLISFGRDASCDVPLTDLSVALQHGALRLDDKDDIYFDTAPEQTVVINNRMKSGRQGPLKPGTVIKIGPYQITIETPAEGKSFTALLEEVMVDEAAPKATLAEKQVFGLGRALPSKRLMSWAFLLAILGIFLVLPIHVINQPDGKVAEAVPFQTDLAWNSGPVSLMHSNLMNNCAACHEKPWKAVADSACIDCHKDTGDHAPSGDMRQASLDVTAFEKHLQDISIAFGRPVERCASCHVEHNTRAHIMPSNQETCGSCHAGLDERLPNTELLNVADFGSDHPQFRPTIITQPSVTDPTTIRVSLDDNPKGFSGLKFPHDIHMSQTGGVPKMAGQLDARYAFSDGVDCEDCHRQEAGGALYEPVRMTSDCAMCHSIVFEDDEGYPRTLRHGEPEEVIASMRDFYDAKALGNIRDAEMNTRTRRRPGRAASLRELNRRELAFKQSEQRTIAKVDAIFSEGGACYDCHVIDRPNDITTLDFVVRPISVSDAFYPKSPFNHAAHEIGDLTCDSCHAAKTSKTSNDILLPKIGVCRDCHIGEESYRAGGKFAEGKFPTNCLTCHSYHNEPHMALDDVQKASLSNPHFGGGLK, encoded by the coding sequence ATGAGCATGACTATCAGAACCTTGAAACGCTCTCCCACGGGCCGCGAATCTGTGCGCGAACGCGATTTCGAAGGCCCGCTGATTAGTTTTGGCCGCGACGCAAGCTGTGATGTTCCCCTGACAGATTTATCTGTCGCTCTACAGCACGGGGCGCTACGCCTTGATGATAAGGACGATATCTATTTCGACACCGCGCCAGAACAAACTGTGGTTATTAATAACCGCATGAAGTCAGGCCGCCAAGGGCCGCTAAAGCCCGGCACTGTGATTAAAATTGGGCCTTATCAAATCACGATAGAAACACCCGCAGAAGGCAAATCTTTCACGGCTTTGCTCGAAGAAGTTATGGTTGATGAGGCCGCGCCCAAAGCCACTCTTGCAGAAAAGCAAGTCTTTGGATTGGGGCGGGCTTTGCCGTCAAAACGGTTGATGTCATGGGCGTTTTTACTGGCGATTTTAGGCATATTCCTTGTGCTGCCGATCCATGTGATTAACCAACCCGACGGCAAAGTCGCAGAGGCTGTACCGTTTCAAACAGACCTTGCGTGGAATAGCGGGCCAGTGTCGTTGATGCATTCAAACCTGATGAATAATTGCGCGGCATGCCATGAAAAGCCGTGGAAAGCCGTCGCCGATAGTGCCTGTATTGACTGCCACAAAGACACAGGTGACCACGCGCCCAGCGGCGATATGCGCCAAGCATCACTTGACGTAACGGCATTTGAAAAACACTTACAAGACATTAGTATTGCCTTTGGCCGCCCCGTGGAGCGCTGTGCCTCTTGTCATGTCGAACACAACACGCGGGCCCATATTATGCCGTCCAATCAAGAAACCTGCGGCAGTTGTCACGCGGGGCTTGATGAGCGCCTCCCCAATACTGAGCTTTTAAATGTCGCCGATTTTGGGTCTGACCATCCGCAGTTCCGCCCGACAATCATCACCCAGCCAAGCGTAACTGACCCCACTACAATCCGTGTGTCGCTTGATGATAACCCCAAGGGTTTCTCTGGTCTGAAATTTCCACATGATATCCATATGAGCCAAACAGGTGGTGTGCCGAAAATGGCGGGGCAGCTTGATGCCCGTTATGCTTTTTCTGATGGTGTAGACTGCGAGGATTGCCACCGCCAAGAAGCGGGCGGGGCACTATATGAGCCTGTACGAATGACCAGTGATTGTGCCATGTGCCATTCAATTGTATTTGAAGATGATGAGGGCTATCCGCGGACGTTGCGCCACGGCGAACCCGAAGAGGTTATCGCCTCTATGCGTGATTTTTATGACGCGAAAGCACTGGGTAATATTCGCGACGCCGAGATGAACACGCGCACGCGCCGCCGTCCAGGTCGTGCGGCTAGCCTGCGCGAGCTTAATCGCCGGGAATTAGCGTTTAAACAGTCTGAGCAACGGACAATTGCCAAGGTTGACGCCATCTTTAGCGAAGGCGGGGCCTGTTATGATTGTCACGTCATTGACCGCCCCAATGATATTACAACGCTTGATTTCGTCGTGCGGCCAATATCCGTATCCGATGCCTTTTATCCAAAATCGCCGTTTAATCATGCGGCCCATGAAATTGGCGACTTAACCTGTGACAGCTGTCACGCGGCCAAGACATCAAAGACGTCTAATGATATATTACTGCCAAAGATTGGTGTGTGCCGGGATTGTCATATTGGTGAGGAAAGCTACAGAGCAGGGGGCAAGTTTGCGGAAGGGAAGTTCCCAACAAATTGTTTAACCTGCCACAGCTATCATAACGAACCACATATGGCGCTGGATGATGTACAAAAGGCGAGCTTGAGCAACCCGCATTTTGGTGGTGGATTAAAATAG
- the gdhA gene encoding NADP-specific glutamate dehydrogenase, protein MSTIKDKDLAAFMEAVIARNPGEPEFHQAVQEVAMDIVPYIKDNKRMQEMRILERMTEPDRIVSFRVVWQDDAGKIQVNRGYRVQQNNAIGPYKGGIRFHPTVTQSVLKFLAFEQVFKNSLTGLPLGGGKGGADFDPKGKSDAEIMRFCQAFMTELSKYIGQFTDVPAGDIGVGGREVGYMFGQFKRLKDTFEGVLTGKGIEFGGSRIRPEATGYGVVYMMEAMLDRIGEKLDGKVCLVSGSGNVAQFCAEKLLDLGAKVVSMSDSSGTVYKEDGLSRDDLQWIMDLKNERGGRLSEAEKGIGAKFYKGNRPWALPGELAFPCATQNEIEEADARALVKTGCRGISEGANMPSTPEAIDIIREAGIMHAPSKAANAGGVAVSGLEMSQNSLRMSWSREEVDEHLKKIILNIHTQCVDKGGCDHDVNRIDYFKGANIAGFDKVANAMLAYGAV, encoded by the coding sequence ATGAGCACAATTAAAGACAAAGACCTAGCCGCATTTATGGAGGCGGTCATTGCCCGCAATCCGGGCGAACCAGAATTTCATCAAGCCGTTCAAGAAGTCGCAATGGATATTGTGCCTTACATCAAAGACAATAAACGCATGCAAGAAATGCGGATATTGGAACGCATGACAGAACCCGACCGTATCGTGTCCTTCCGCGTGGTTTGGCAAGATGACGCTGGAAAAATACAGGTCAATCGCGGTTATCGTGTGCAGCAAAACAATGCCATCGGCCCGTATAAAGGCGGTATTCGTTTTCACCCAACAGTGACGCAATCTGTTTTAAAGTTCCTGGCGTTTGAACAAGTCTTTAAAAACAGCCTGACGGGCCTACCGCTTGGTGGTGGTAAAGGCGGCGCTGATTTTGACCCCAAGGGTAAATCTGACGCCGAAATCATGCGCTTCTGCCAAGCCTTCATGACAGAGTTGTCTAAATATATCGGTCAATTCACTGATGTGCCTGCGGGCGATATCGGCGTTGGCGGCCGCGAAGTCGGCTATATGTTTGGCCAATTCAAACGTCTAAAAGACACATTTGAAGGTGTTTTGACAGGCAAAGGTATTGAATTTGGCGGCTCGCGCATCCGTCCAGAAGCGACGGGTTACGGCGTTGTCTATATGATGGAAGCCATGCTCGACCGCATAGGCGAAAAACTCGACGGCAAAGTTTGCCTCGTCTCTGGTTCTGGGAATGTAGCGCAGTTTTGCGCTGAAAAACTGCTCGATTTAGGCGCTAAGGTTGTTTCCATGTCCGACAGTTCTGGCACGGTTTATAAAGAAGACGGGCTATCGCGTGATGACCTCCAGTGGATTATGGATTTGAAGAACGAGCGCGGCGGACGTCTGTCCGAGGCTGAAAAAGGCATTGGCGCGAAATTTTACAAAGGTAACCGTCCCTGGGCCCTGCCCGGAGAGTTGGCTTTTCCCTGTGCCACGCAAAACGAGATTGAAGAAGCGGATGCGCGCGCGCTGGTTAAAACAGGTTGCCGCGGCATTTCCGAAGGCGCGAATATGCCCTCTACACCAGAGGCTATTGATATCATCAGAGAGGCCGGCATCATGCACGCGCCCTCCAAGGCCGCTAACGCTGGCGGTGTGGCTGTATCAGGCCTAGAGATGAGCCAAAACAGCCTGCGTATGAGTTGGTCACGCGAAGAAGTGGATGAGCACCTTAAGAAAATCATTCTCAACATCCACACCCAATGCGTGGACAAAGGCGGCTGTGACCATGATGTAAATCGTATTGATTATTTCAAAGGCGCGAATATCGCAGGCTTTGATAAAGTCGCCAATGCGATGCTGGCTTACGGAGCGGTCTAA
- a CDS encoding phosphodiesterase — translation MIIAQITDLHIGFGGPDVECMNSKRLKLVIDEMNGMVQRPDLILVTGDLVESGESWAYEKLKDALSNLDYPLYYAMGNHDNREVFGRVFPDAEFNDGFLQYTIEDAGPVRVIVLDTLKNGFHGGEFCERRRAWLDKTLAEQPDRPTFIALHHPPIETGIAWMTAKFKAPWVVALRETIEKYDNVVHVCAGHVHRTIFKKFGNTTISVCRAVAPQVKLELAPITIDMPDDRILLVDTLPGYSLHHWNGERLTTHSANAPSGKAVVRYDDAHAYVVRHTLDME, via the coding sequence ATGATTATCGCGCAAATTACAGATTTGCACATCGGGTTTGGGGGGCCAGATGTCGAATGTATGAATTCCAAACGGCTAAAGCTCGTCATTGATGAAATGAACGGCATGGTGCAGCGACCCGACTTGATACTGGTCACGGGTGATTTGGTCGAAAGCGGTGAAAGCTGGGCCTATGAGAAGCTGAAGGACGCGCTGTCCAATCTCGATTATCCGCTGTATTACGCCATGGGTAATCATGACAACCGCGAAGTTTTTGGCCGTGTCTTTCCCGATGCCGAGTTTAACGACGGCTTTTTGCAATATACCATTGAAGACGCAGGCCCTGTTCGCGTTATCGTGCTTGATACGCTTAAAAACGGCTTTCATGGCGGTGAATTTTGTGAACGGCGTCGGGCGTGGCTTGATAAAACCCTTGCCGAGCAACCCGACCGTCCAACCTTTATCGCGCTCCATCACCCGCCGATAGAGACAGGCATTGCGTGGATGACGGCCAAGTTCAAAGCCCCGTGGGTTGTGGCATTGCGTGAAACGATTGAGAAATATGATAATGTTGTCCATGTCTGCGCCGGTCATGTGCACCGAACGATTTTCAAAAAATTTGGGAATACGACTATATCGGTCTGCCGTGCCGTTGCCCCGCAGGTAAAATTGGAACTGGCGCCAATCACGATTGATATGCCCGATGACCGCATTTTGCTGGTCGATACTTTGCCAGGATATTCGCTCCATCATTGGAACGGCGAACGGCTGACCACGCATTCTGCTAATGCGCCGTCAGGTAAGGCCGTAGTGCGTTATGATGATGCCCATGCCTATGTCGTGCGCCATACGCTTGATATGGAATAG
- a CDS encoding FecR domain-containing protein, producing the protein MTKTYTIKSALLTTAMLIGLPSAALAQDVIGVNAAVKGQVTIQSQGEDVKKAIVKDDVRLGDQVNSARVSSLQVLLKDQTVFTVGPECELVIDRFVYDPDKDSNSLQANVTKGMFRFMSGNISKSGPESVSIDTPVASLGVRGTIVEGLVGEDAIAIALELGLINDPSQADPDGATIFVLRGPGSRQTGSNPDGEIRIVSRGGAITVNQSGNAVFIPRADSAPIGPFVLPPDSFKLFNERLRTEPTTGPDFRTFDVDVFVLPEEDDDLPGVPQKLVDPIDTVFDPFFDLEWPDEDIFDSPCGVANC; encoded by the coding sequence ATGACAAAAACTTACACAATAAAATCAGCTTTACTGACCACTGCCATGCTTATCGGATTACCGAGCGCGGCCTTGGCTCAGGACGTCATTGGCGTGAACGCAGCTGTTAAAGGGCAAGTGACAATTCAGTCGCAAGGCGAAGACGTCAAAAAGGCGATCGTCAAAGATGATGTGCGCCTTGGCGACCAGGTCAATTCAGCGCGCGTTTCTAGCCTGCAAGTGCTGTTAAAAGATCAAACGGTATTTACCGTCGGGCCAGAATGTGAATTGGTGATCGACCGATTTGTTTATGATCCAGACAAAGACTCCAATTCCTTACAAGCCAATGTCACCAAAGGCATGTTCCGTTTTATGTCGGGCAATATTTCAAAATCCGGGCCAGAGAGCGTGTCGATTGATACGCCTGTGGCCTCGCTTGGTGTGCGGGGCACGATCGTTGAGGGTCTGGTTGGTGAGGACGCTATTGCAATTGCGCTAGAGTTGGGTCTGATCAATGACCCGTCACAGGCTGACCCAGACGGCGCAACCATTTTTGTTTTGCGCGGGCCAGGGTCGCGACAAACGGGCAGTAATCCAGACGGTGAAATTCGTATCGTCTCGCGCGGCGGGGCGATTACGGTCAACCAAAGTGGTAATGCCGTCTTTATCCCGCGCGCCGATAGCGCACCCATTGGTCCGTTCGTTTTGCCGCCAGATAGCTTTAAACTATTTAATGAGCGCCTGCGCACAGAACCAACCACGGGCCCAGATTTCCGGACCTTCGATGTTGATGTCTTTGTTCTGCCCGAAGAAGACGATGACTTGCCGGGTGTGCCGCAAAAACTGGTTGACCCGATCGATACTGTCTTTGACCCATTCTTTGACCTTGAGTGGCCCGATGAGGATATTTTCGATAGTCCTTGTGGCGTAGCAAATTGTTAG